From a single Oscillospiraceae bacterium genomic region:
- the dnaA gene encoding chromosomal replication initiator protein DnaA encodes MESLQQVWDAVCNMIKQKISTVAFNSWIGIIKPIFLEEDRLHLSVPSTFQKNIIETNYTKLIESTCEEVMGFKLHVVLRSEQGEPEAASVKSALDTQYTFENFVVAASNKFAFAAAQAVAKAPGRTYNPLLIYGESGLGKTHLLTAIKNTIAENFPSYNIVAVQGEDFINDFIESITHNSQPDFRKKYRSCDVLLVDDIQFIANKTAVQDEFYSTFDNLHRAGKQIVLSSDRPPKDILSLDSRLRSRLELGLADIGAPDYETRVAIIRKKAELASLELSDDVVDYIADKIKVNIRQIQAVITKLSAKYIMNGQVPTLSLTIETCHDIISDISRPAITVDIIKEEVSRVYQIPPEDISSEKQSAQISLVRQIAMYVTRELTGLSLKEIGAEFGDRHYSTVNYAIARTAKEIRKNQKLSETIEDIIKNIKSKQ; translated from the coding sequence GTGGAGAGTTTGCAGCAGGTTTGGGACGCCGTCTGTAACATGATCAAACAGAAAATTTCCACCGTCGCTTTCAACTCCTGGATCGGAATTATCAAACCGATCTTTCTCGAGGAAGACCGTCTTCATCTGTCGGTACCCTCCACTTTCCAAAAGAATATCATCGAGACCAACTACACCAAACTGATTGAATCCACCTGCGAAGAAGTGATGGGTTTTAAACTCCATGTCGTGTTGCGCTCCGAACAGGGCGAGCCCGAAGCCGCCAGCGTTAAGAGCGCCCTCGATACACAATATACGTTTGAAAATTTTGTTGTCGCTGCCTCGAATAAGTTCGCCTTTGCCGCTGCACAGGCCGTGGCCAAAGCGCCGGGCAGAACCTATAATCCGCTGTTAATTTACGGCGAATCGGGTTTGGGTAAAACCCATTTGCTGACTGCGATTAAAAATACGATTGCAGAGAATTTTCCGTCCTATAACATCGTAGCGGTTCAGGGCGAGGACTTCATTAACGACTTTATCGAGTCCATCACCCACAATTCCCAGCCCGACTTCCGCAAAAAATACCGCTCCTGCGATGTGCTGCTGGTCGACGACATTCAATTTATCGCCAACAAGACCGCCGTGCAGGACGAGTTTTATTCCACCTTCGACAATCTGCACCGCGCCGGAAAACAGATCGTACTCTCCTCCGACCGGCCGCCGAAAGACATTTTATCACTCGACTCCCGTTTGCGCTCACGACTCGAACTCGGCCTTGCCGACATCGGTGCGCCGGATTACGAGACCCGTGTGGCCATCATCCGTAAAAAAGCCGAACTGGCCAGTTTGGAACTTTCGGATGACGTGGTCGACTATATTGCCGACAAAATTAAAGTCAATATCCGTCAGATTCAGGCGGTGATCACAAAACTCTCGGCAAAATACATTATGAACGGGCAGGTTCCGACCCTCTCATTGACCATCGAGACCTGCCACGACATCATCAGCGACATCAGCCGCCCTGCGATTACGGTTGATATTATCAAGGAAGAAGTCAGCCGCGTCTACCAAATTCCGCCCGAAGACATCTCCTCCGAAAAACAGAGCGCCCAGATTTCGCTGGTGCGCCAAATCGCCATGTACGTTACCCGCGAACTCACCGGTCTTTCGCTCAAAGAAATCGGCGCAGAATTCGGCGACCGACATTATTCAACGGTCAATTATGCCATTGCCCGTACCGCCAAAGAAATCCGCAAGAACCAGAAACTCTCAGAGACCATTGAAGATATTATTAAAAATATCAAAAGCAAACAGTGA
- a CDS encoding GNAT family N-acetyltransferase, with protein sequence MNLTGTKRLETERLILRQILKDDTAPYYKEILSDAQRLYYLDRDCVANIREAEVFVENILSRYREGDYFFWVIEEKSTSETVGYVWISHTENFRRLAEIEYVTCKSAEGHGYMTEAVKRVFDYLLSEVGYFRVEAVCNVENTASARVMEKAGMVFEGVLRGRAKIKNADGNPGDLRLYSVLPTDLKQKKQNF encoded by the coding sequence ATGAACTTAACGGGAACAAAGCGACTTGAGACCGAGAGATTGATCTTACGGCAAATTTTGAAGGACGATACCGCTCCTTATTATAAAGAGATTTTGAGTGACGCGCAACGCCTTTACTATTTGGATCGGGACTGTGTCGCAAATATCCGGGAAGCGGAGGTTTTTGTCGAAAACATCCTTTCACGCTATCGGGAAGGAGATTATTTCTTTTGGGTGATTGAAGAGAAAAGCACCTCGGAAACGGTCGGATATGTTTGGATCAGTCACACGGAGAACTTCAGGCGATTGGCAGAGATTGAATATGTGACCTGTAAAAGCGCCGAGGGACACGGTTATATGACGGAAGCGGTGAAACGGGTATTTGATTATCTGCTTTCGGAGGTCGGTTACTTTCGCGTCGAGGCCGTTTGCAATGTTGAAAACACTGCTTCCGCCAGGGTGATGGAGAAAGCCGGAATGGTCTTCGAGGGTGTTTTGAGAGGTCGGGCGAAAATTAAAAACGCAGACGGAAACCCCGGCGATCTGCGTCTTTATTCTGTTTTGCCCACCGATTTGAAACAGAAAAAACAGAATTTTTGA
- a CDS encoding RNA-binding S4 domain-containing protein has product MRTEQVKIRGDFIRLCDLLKFDGVCPTGGEAKNAVESGKVTVNGEVCLIKGKKIRPGDTVVFGGDSIEVVGGAD; this is encoded by the coding sequence ATGAGGACTGAACAGGTAAAAATCCGAGGTGATTTCATCCGGCTTTGCGATTTGCTGAAATTTGACGGCGTCTGTCCCACCGGCGGAGAAGCCAAAAACGCGGTCGAGAGCGGGAAAGTTACGGTGAATGGGGAAGTTTGCCTGATCAAGGGCAAAAAGATCCGTCCCGGCGATACCGTCGTTTTCGGCGGCGATTCTATCGAGGTGGTCGGCGGTGCGGATTGA
- a CDS encoding thiamine pyrophosphate-dependent enzyme: MPKCEFIDPKFIRKPGKITFTDIPVNAYKKTVSEERKNFSDKKLMQIYTDICTLREFESMLFSIKTQGEYNGFKQSYPGPAHLSLGQEAAAVGQAYLLTTDDYAFGSHRSHSEILAKGLSSIHQLSDDELMEIMENFLGGKTLKAIQGHQKTKSVKELATDFLIYGALAEIFARQNGFHHGLGGSMHAFFLPFGIYPNNAIVGGSGPIALGSALYKKCNDKKGIVVANIGDGSLGCGPVLESLNFAAMDQFTQLWEKKGGLPILFNIFDNGYGMGGQTRGETMAYDFVARVGAGVSPTQLYSERVDGYNPLAVIDAMKRKLKLLHEGKGPVMLDVITYRTSGHSPSDSGSYRTKEELDCWVAEDPCVTWRKDLVDAGVAPDSAFDEIWADIKERTMKICKLAADPAVSPYIDMANQPDTIEKLMFSNLHVPSMDTTRKPDVLLPKEENPRVKSLATKERFYLDANGQPVSKTKQFGLRDGLFEAILDKYYEDPTLISYGEDVRDWGGAFAVYRGLTEALPYHRLFNSPISEAAIVGSAVGYALSGGRVIVELMYADFMGRAGDEIFNQLAKWQAMSAGILKMPVVLRVSIGSKYGAQHSQDWVALAAHIPGLKVVFPATPYDAKGLMAAALNGTDPVVFFESQRIYDMPEKFHAGGVPKESYEIELGKPDIKKAGSDITILSIGATLYRVMDAAKELEEKYGISAEVIDARSIVPFDYEPVLESVKKTGKLVLSSDACARGSFLNDLARNISEMAFDYLDAPPVVVGARNWITPPFEFDADFFPQADWIIDAIHEKIMPIAGYTPKTNLTTGEEIRRAKKGV; the protein is encoded by the coding sequence ATGCCGAAATGCGAATTCATCGACCCCAAATTCATCCGCAAGCCCGGAAAGATCACCTTTACCGATATCCCGGTGAACGCCTATAAGAAAACCGTTTCCGAGGAACGCAAGAACTTCTCGGACAAAAAGCTGATGCAGATTTATACCGACATCTGCACCCTGCGCGAATTCGAGAGCATGCTGTTTTCGATTAAAACGCAGGGCGAATACAACGGCTTCAAGCAGTCCTACCCCGGTCCGGCGCATCTGTCGCTCGGACAGGAAGCCGCCGCTGTCGGACAGGCCTATCTGCTGACCACGGACGACTACGCCTTCGGTTCCCACCGCTCCCACTCTGAGATTTTGGCTAAAGGCCTTTCGTCGATTCACCAACTCTCCGACGACGAGCTGATGGAGATTATGGAAAACTTCCTCGGCGGCAAGACGCTGAAAGCGATTCAGGGTCATCAGAAGACCAAATCCGTCAAGGAACTGGCCACCGACTTTTTGATCTACGGCGCACTGGCTGAGATTTTTGCCCGCCAAAACGGCTTCCATCACGGTCTCGGCGGCTCGATGCACGCGTTCTTCCTGCCGTTCGGCATCTACCCGAACAACGCCATTGTCGGCGGCTCGGGCCCCATCGCACTCGGTTCGGCTCTTTATAAAAAATGCAACGATAAAAAAGGCATCGTCGTTGCCAACATCGGCGACGGATCACTCGGCTGCGGTCCGGTGCTCGAATCGCTGAACTTTGCGGCGATGGATCAGTTCACCCAACTCTGGGAGAAAAAAGGCGGCCTGCCGATTCTGTTTAACATCTTCGACAACGGCTACGGCATGGGCGGTCAGACCCGCGGCGAGACAATGGCGTATGACTTCGTCGCAAGAGTCGGCGCAGGGGTTTCCCCGACACAGCTCTATTCCGAGCGTGTGGACGGCTACAATCCGCTGGCCGTGATCGACGCGATGAAGCGCAAACTGAAGCTTTTACACGAGGGCAAGGGTCCGGTTATGCTCGACGTGATCACCTACCGCACCAGCGGCCATTCGCCGTCCGACAGCGGCTCCTACCGCACCAAAGAAGAACTCGACTGCTGGGTCGCCGAAGACCCCTGCGTGACCTGGCGCAAAGACCTGGTTGACGCCGGCGTCGCGCCCGACAGCGCGTTCGACGAGATCTGGGCCGACATCAAAGAGCGCACGATGAAAATCTGCAAGCTCGCCGCCGATCCCGCCGTCAGCCCGTATATCGACATGGCAAATCAACCTGACACCATCGAAAAACTGATGTTCTCGAACCTGCACGTCCCGTCGATGGACACCACCCGCAAACCCGACGTGCTGCTGCCCAAAGAGGAAAACCCGCGCGTTAAGTCGCTGGCGACCAAAGAGCGTTTCTACCTCGACGCCAACGGCCAGCCGGTCTCCAAGACCAAACAGTTCGGTCTGCGCGACGGTCTGTTCGAGGCGATTTTGGACAAGTATTACGAAGACCCGACCCTGATTTCCTACGGTGAGGACGTCCGCGACTGGGGCGGTGCGTTTGCCGTCTACCGCGGTCTGACCGAGGCCCTGCCCTATCACCGCTTATTCAACTCCCCGATCTCCGAAGCCGCAATCGTCGGCTCGGCGGTGGGTTATGCCCTGTCCGGCGGCCGCGTAATCGTCGAATTGATGTACGCCGACTTTATGGGCCGCGCCGGAGACGAAATTTTCAACCAACTGGCCAAATGGCAGGCGATGAGCGCGGGCATTTTGAAGATGCCGGTCGTGCTGCGCGTGTCCATCGGCAGCAAATACGGCGCACAGCACTCCCAGGACTGGGTGGCGCTGGCCGCGCACATCCCCGGCCTCAAAGTCGTGTTCCCGGCGACCCCGTACGACGCAAAAGGCCTGATGGCCGCTGCGCTGAACGGCACCGATCCGGTTGTCTTCTTCGAGAGCCAGCGCATCTATGACATGCCCGAAAAGTTCCACGCCGGCGGCGTTCCCAAGGAGAGTTATGAAATCGAACTCGGAAAACCGGATATCAAAAAGGCCGGTTCCGACATCACGATTTTGTCCATCGGCGCGACATTATACCGCGTGATGGATGCCGCGAAAGAACTTGAAGAGAAATACGGCATCTCGGCGGAAGTCATCGACGCGCGTTCGATCGTACCGTTCGACTACGAGCCGGTGCTGGAATCGGTCAAGAAGACCGGCAAGCTCGTACTCTCGTCCGATGCCTGCGCACGCGGCAGTTTCCTCAACGACCTGGCACGCAACATCAGCGAGATGGCGTTCGATTACCTCGATGCGCCGCCGGTCGTCGTAGGCGCACGCAATTGGATTACCCCGCCGTTCGAATTCGACGCGGACTTCTTCCCGCAGGCCGATTGGATCATCGATGCGATTCACGAAAAGATTATGCCGATCGCTGGCTATACCCCGAAGACCAACCTGACTACGGGTGAGGAAATCCGCAGGGCAAAGAAAGGGGTCTAA
- the dnaN gene encoding DNA polymerase III subunit beta, whose translation MKIICSKEVLLEALSKVSRAVPAQSPIKETTGVLVCGKKGTVTLTGYDLSIGIVCDVEGDIVEEGSVIIPPPFLEIVRRSSGEEITISVGEDNMILIESGFTKFDLFGLPSDGYPELPIFSDEFAFELPQSVLRRLIRQTVYAVSQTEARPVQQGVLFEIENGILTLVALDGFRMAVSKENIGYDKNGKFIIPGKTLNEILRLLGDNDVVSLSIGKTHASFIINGCKIYTRLITQGEFINYKSIIPTTYNTAVKINTRALIDSVEKVSLLVETQATKRAKNSIVVRFADNITALGCVTMAGKAQDRIPCEITGNDIEVGINNSYILDALRAAECDEVVLRMTTTFAAIKVVPPADDSFTFLVMPVRTKNED comes from the coding sequence ATGAAAATTATCTGCAGCAAGGAAGTATTGTTGGAAGCCTTGTCTAAGGTCTCAAGAGCCGTTCCGGCACAGTCGCCGATCAAAGAGACGACCGGTGTGCTGGTCTGCGGTAAAAAAGGCACCGTCACGCTGACAGGATATGACCTTTCAATCGGAATTGTCTGTGACGTCGAGGGAGATATTGTCGAAGAAGGCAGTGTAATTATTCCGCCGCCGTTTTTGGAGATTGTCCGCCGTTCGAGCGGAGAAGAGATTACAATCTCAGTCGGCGAAGACAATATGATTTTAATAGAGAGCGGATTTACTAAGTTTGATCTGTTCGGACTCCCTTCCGATGGGTATCCCGAACTTCCGATTTTCTCTGATGAATTTGCGTTTGAGCTGCCGCAGTCGGTGTTGCGCCGTCTGATTCGTCAAACCGTGTATGCGGTTTCCCAGACCGAGGCCAGACCCGTTCAGCAGGGTGTTTTATTTGAGATTGAAAACGGGATTTTGACGCTGGTAGCGCTGGACGGTTTCCGTATGGCGGTCAGTAAGGAGAACATCGGATATGATAAAAACGGAAAATTCATCATTCCGGGTAAGACGTTAAACGAAATTTTACGGCTGCTCGGTGATAATGATGTGGTTTCTCTTTCAATTGGTAAAACACATGCCTCGTTTATTATCAACGGCTGCAAGATCTATACCCGCCTGATCACGCAGGGTGAATTTATCAATTATAAATCGATCATTCCGACCACTTACAACACCGCGGTCAAAATCAATACCCGCGCGCTGATTGACAGCGTTGAAAAAGTCTCACTGCTCGTCGAGACACAAGCGACAAAAAGGGCGAAGAATTCCATCGTCGTTCGGTTCGCCGATAACATCACAGCACTTGGGTGCGTGACGATGGCCGGTAAGGCGCAGGATCGGATTCCCTGTGAGATCACCGGCAATGACATTGAGGTCGGAATCAATAACAGTTATATTCTCGACGCGCTGAGGGCTGCCGAATGTGATGAGGTGGTTTTGCGGATGACAACGACTTTTGCGGCCATCAAAGTGGTTCCGCCCGCGGACGACAGTTTTACTTTCCTTGTGATGCCCGTGAGAACTAAAAATGAGGACTGA
- a CDS encoding lipoate--protein ligase, whose protein sequence is MKLIVNRNTDPAYNLAFEEYFLTEMQGEFVLLWQNRPTVVVGCNQNVYKEINFTALEQRDISLVRRQTGGGAVYHDLGNVNFSFITPYHDGDLSDMKKFCEPVVGYLATLGVKAEVGGRNDILVDGMKFSGNAQAVRKNRILHHGTLLFDTDLSVLSNVLSPDPKKFTGKGIDSVRSRVTNLRPLLKTDMTTDQFFEGLSSFFIQSGCETGVLGKSAPGYISALRREKYSARLWTYGENPAYKFFNEGRFSCGEVTVGFDCDDGRISSLKIGGDFLLKCPTSELCTAINGTLHERKALLERISALRLDDYITGITPEELCSLFF, encoded by the coding sequence GTGAAACTGATTGTCAACCGAAACACCGACCCCGCCTATAACCTCGCGTTTGAGGAGTATTTTCTCACCGAGATGCAAGGAGAGTTTGTGCTGCTGTGGCAAAACCGCCCCACCGTTGTCGTCGGCTGCAACCAGAATGTCTACAAGGAGATTAACTTTACGGCCCTTGAGCAACGGGATATTAGTCTTGTGCGGCGGCAAACCGGCGGAGGCGCGGTTTACCACGACCTGGGCAACGTCAACTTCTCGTTCATCACCCCCTATCATGACGGCGACTTGTCGGATATGAAAAAATTCTGTGAGCCCGTTGTCGGTTATCTGGCCACCCTCGGCGTCAAGGCCGAAGTCGGCGGCCGCAACGACATCCTTGTCGACGGCATGAAGTTCTCGGGCAATGCGCAGGCCGTGCGTAAAAACCGCATTCTGCACCACGGCACACTTTTGTTCGACACCGATCTCTCGGTGCTCTCGAATGTTTTGTCGCCCGACCCGAAAAAATTCACCGGAAAAGGGATTGACTCGGTTCGCAGCCGGGTGACCAATCTGCGTCCTCTGCTCAAAACCGATATGACCACAGACCAATTTTTTGAGGGTCTTTCATCGTTTTTCATTCAATCGGGCTGTGAGACGGGTGTTCTCGGAAAATCGGCGCCCGGGTACATTTCGGCGCTTCGCCGCGAAAAATATTCCGCCCGTCTTTGGACCTACGGTGAAAATCCCGCCTATAAGTTCTTTAACGAAGGGCGGTTTTCCTGCGGGGAAGTTACGGTCGGTTTCGACTGCGACGACGGACGCATTTCGAGTTTGAAAATCGGCGGTGACTTTTTGCTCAAATGCCCGACAAGTGAACTCTGCACTGCAATCAACGGAACGCTGCACGAGCGGAAAGCCCTTCTTGAACGCATTTCGGCGCTTCGTTTGGACGATTATATCACAGGCATTACGCCCGAGGAACTGTGCTCTCTGTTTTTTTAG